The following is a genomic window from Chloroflexota bacterium.
CGCAACGATGACCCGGGGGACGCAACGATGACCCGGGGGACGCAACGATGACCCGGGGGACGCAACGATGACCCGCGCTGCCATGGAGACCTCGTGAAGATCGTCGTCGGGCTCGGGAATCCGGGCGGCCGCTATGCCGAAACGCGTCACAACGTCGGCTGGATGGTGCTCGATCGGGTCGCTGACCGAGCGGGTTGGGCGGGCCGTGGCCGTGAACGCGACGCATCGACCATCGTGAGCGGCCGATTCCGAAGTCTCGACCTCCTCCTCGCCAAGCCGCTGACGTTCATGAACGACTCGGGCATCGCCGTCCGCAAGCTCCTCGCCCGGGAACGGGCGCCGCTGCCGGACCTCCTCGTCGTCGCCGACGACTTCGCCCTGCCGTTCGGGAAGTTGCGATTCCGCGAGGGTGGCAGCGCAGGCGGGCACAACGGGCTCGATTCCATCGTCGTGGAGCTCGGGACGGAGAAGTTCAGCCGGCTGCGGATCGGGATCGGCGAACCGGAGGCAGGCGCGGTCGACCACGTCCTGTCGCGTTTCGAGGCGACCGAGCGACCGCGGCTCGACGAGCTGCTCAACGCGGCTGCCGACGCGGTCGAGAACTGGGCGCGCGAGGGGACGAGCCGGGCCGCCAATCGCTTCAACGCATTCGAGCTCCGACCGGCCGACGACGCGCGGACCGCTCCGCCGGGCGAGGTGGACGGTCCGCCCGACGCCGGCGGGATCCGCCGGACAAGGACCGGCTGGCGGCGCATCCGGCCCACGACACCCGAGAAGTGAGCGACCCGGGGGGGTCGTCGACGGGCGCGGTTCCGGGCCACCGTGCCGGTCATCGCCCACCGGACCTGTCCGCGCTCCCGCCGCTCCTCGCGGCGACCGGCTCATTCGCCGCGCTCCGCGAGCGGCTCGGTGCGCCGGATCGGCCCCCGGCAGCGGACCGACCCCCCGCGCCGGATCGGCCCCTGCCGAAGACCGGCCGCCACGCCGGCCTCACGGCCATGCCCCACGGCGCCAAGACGTTCCTCGCCGCCGCCCTCGCCCTCGCGCCGTCCGGCGAGCGGATCTGCTGGATCGCCCGCGACTCGGAGATCGGGGACCGCGTCGCCGAGGAGCTCGGGGCGTGGCTCGGCGACCCCGGTGCCGTGGCCGTCCTCGAGCCGCGGACGGCGCTCGCCTACGAGCGGAGCGAGCTCGTTGCGGACGAGA
Proteins encoded in this region:
- a CDS encoding aminoacyl-tRNA hydrolase encodes the protein MKIVVGLGNPGGRYAETRHNVGWMVLDRVADRAGWAGRGRERDASTIVSGRFRSLDLLLAKPLTFMNDSGIAVRKLLARERAPLPDLLVVADDFALPFGKLRFREGGSAGGHNGLDSIVVELGTEKFSRLRIGIGEPEAGAVDHVLSRFEATERPRLDELLNAAADAVENWAREGTSRAANRFNAFELRPADDARTAPPGEVDGPPDAGGIRRTRTGWRRIRPTTPEK